One segment of Papaver somniferum cultivar HN1 unplaced genomic scaffold, ASM357369v1 unplaced-scaffold_137, whole genome shotgun sequence DNA contains the following:
- the LOC113334680 gene encoding elongation factor 1-delta 1-like — protein sequence MGMEDREDVRGNQLRVRMPQNNVPVGDINLFEKEADCDDVKKGTGVHIATPYPAKKAGKSDKSKQETPKSAATPVACNTCSKYVPAEDDDDDSDVDLFGEETEEEKKAAEERATAVKASDKKIYVTGKSSILLDVNPWDEETDVAKLEETVRNVQMEGLS from the exons ATGGGCATGGAAGATCGAGAAGATGTCAGAGGTAACCAGTTAAGAGTTAGGATGCCTCAAAATAATGTTCCAGTTGGCGACATCAATTTGTTTGAGAAAGAAGCAGATT GTGATGATGTAAAGAAGGGAACTGGGGTCCATATAGCGACTCCTTATCCTGCTAAGAAGGCTGGTAAGAGTGACAAATCAAAGCAAGAAACTCCAAAATCTGCTGCTACTCCAGTCGCTTGCAACACTTGTAGCAAGTATGTT CCAGCTGAGGATGATGACGACGATTCTGATGTTGATCTTTTTGgagaggagacagaggaggaaAAGAAGGCTGCAGAAGAACGTGCAACGGCTGTCAAAGCCTCTGACAAAAAAATATATGTGA CCGGAAAGTCTTCAATTTTGTTGGATGTGAATCCATGGGATGAAGAGACAGATGTGGCAAAGCTTGAGGAAACCGTGAGGAATGTCCAGATGGAAGGCCTCTCATGA